From the genome of Periplaneta americana isolate PAMFEO1 chromosome 15, P.americana_PAMFEO1_priV1, whole genome shotgun sequence, one region includes:
- the LOC138715777 gene encoding fatty acid-binding protein-like has protein sequence MAQLIGKYQLERNENLDGYFKALGVPFVARKMMAATTPVVEISLNDHIWTIKTSTMIRTTELHIKAGEEYEEVMPSGDVLKSVLSVEDDRLVAVSKVPDGSQTTRTYSIIDAGMLLTLVHEKSGETAKRYFKRLSQ, from the exons ATGGCTCAGCTGATCGGAAAGTACCAGCTAGAGAGGAACGAGAACCTGGATGGTTACTTCAAAGCACTTG GTGTGCCTTTCGTGGCTCGTAAGATGATGGCTGCTACCACGCCAGTTGTGGAGATCTCCCTGAACGATCACATCTGGACCATTAAGACATCGACAATGATTCGCACCACTGAACTACACATTAAGGCAGGCGAAGAGTACGAAGAAGTTATGCCATCTGGGGATGTACTTAAA AGTGTCCTGTCTGTGGAGGATGACAGACTTGTTGCTGTATCGAAAGTCCCGGATGGCAGCCAGACCACAAGGACGTACAGCATAATCGATGCTGGCATGCTGCTG ACGCTGGTGCATGAAAAGAGTGGGGAGACAGCAAAGCGATACTTCAAGAGGTTGTCACAGTAG